One stretch of Lachnospiraceae bacterium oral taxon 096 DNA includes these proteins:
- a CDS encoding DUF438 domain-containing protein, with product MDKRVEKIKEYLDRISRGEDFDRIRTEFVRDFQDVDSNEIMRAEQKILAEGTPVEELQKLCDVHSALFHERTTKIDSMEKLTEVVGHPLYTLTRENDALEELLSKAKVEIQKGKVEDSLISELRSVAIHYAKKGDLLYPVLKVRYHIEGPASVMWSVDNDIREELRDLGKEKNKNQLWFERLDAVVTRMEEMIYKERNILFPTCASNFSAEEWMGIYHDAKDYEDCLGVESMIWPEAEKVDTKKAVTEKNSEEVMMVGGHMTVEQIQALLNTIPLEITFVDGEDINRFFNEGPKVFKRPAMAIGREVFSCHPPKVEKKVRTIIEEFKKGTLDEVPIWMEKNGKVFLVRYMAVRDGEGKYIGAAEFVQDMEFAREYFIGKAKNYGED from the coding sequence ATGGACAAGAGAGTAGAAAAGATTAAAGAATATTTGGATAGAATCAGCAGAGGGGAGGATTTTGATCGCATTCGCACAGAGTTTGTGAGAGATTTTCAAGATGTTGATTCTAATGAAATTATGCGTGCGGAACAAAAAATTTTGGCGGAAGGAACACCAGTGGAAGAATTACAAAAGCTCTGTGATGTGCATTCGGCACTCTTTCATGAGCGAACGACAAAAATAGATTCGATGGAAAAGTTAACGGAAGTTGTAGGTCATCCACTCTACACTTTGACAAGGGAAAATGACGCTTTAGAGGAGTTACTATCCAAAGCAAAGGTAGAAATACAAAAAGGAAAAGTCGAGGACAGCCTCATTTCTGAACTTCGAAGTGTTGCTATCCACTATGCAAAGAAGGGAGATTTACTCTATCCTGTGCTAAAGGTCAGATACCACATCGAAGGCCCAGCGAGTGTGATGTGGTCGGTGGACAATGATATTCGAGAGGAACTTCGTGATCTTGGCAAGGAAAAGAATAAAAATCAGCTATGGTTTGAGCGATTGGATGCGGTGGTCACTCGAATGGAGGAAATGATCTATAAGGAGAGGAATATTCTTTTTCCGACCTGCGCCTCCAATTTTAGCGCGGAAGAATGGATGGGAATCTATCACGATGCAAAGGACTACGAAGATTGCCTTGGTGTAGAGTCTATGATTTGGCCAGAGGCTGAGAAAGTAGATACGAAGAAGGCAGTGACAGAAAAAAATTCGGAAGAAGTGATGATGGTTGGCGGCCATATGACCGTGGAACAGATTCAGGCCCTTTTGAATACCATTCCGCTAGAGATTACCTTTGTCGATGGAGAGGATATCAATCGCTTCTTTAATGAGGGGCCAAAGGTATTTAAGCGTCCAGCAATGGCGATTGGGCGAGAGGTCTTTTCTTGTCATCCACCGAAAGTAGAAAAGAAAGTCAGGACGATTATTGAGGAATTTAAAAAGGGTACACTGGACGAAGTTCCCATTTGGATGGAGAAAAATGGCAAGGTTTTTTTGGTTCGCTATATGGCAGTGAGAGATGGCGAGGGAAAATATATTGGTGCGGCAGAATTTGTGCAAGATATGGAATTTGCAAGGGAATATTTTATTGGAAAGGCGAAAAATTACGGAGAAGACTAA
- a CDS encoding class I SAM-dependent methyltransferase, giving the protein MIEDRIKRYWTRRAHDFSTVRKNELKNHLRVAWLQELSAHLPTSSPIRALDIGTGSGFFSILLAKAGISVEGIDLTEAMLSEARALANEENVDIPFFAMDAQNLDYEDESFDLVLSRNLTWTLPDAKKAYAEWFRVLKPGGILLNFDANYGTHERGHSLQNRQVSADSPYGHLGITDALAKENTLITLFMDISKQDRPHWDKEVLLSTGFSSCDIDLDVGKRILGKLDLDDAPMFGIYAIK; this is encoded by the coding sequence ATGATTGAAGACCGCATAAAACGCTACTGGACTCGGCGTGCTCACGATTTTAGTACGGTGCGAAAAAATGAATTAAAAAATCACCTTCGTGTGGCGTGGCTACAGGAATTGAGTGCTCACCTTCCCACCTCCTCTCCCATCCGTGCACTGGACATCGGGACAGGTAGCGGATTTTTTTCCATATTGCTGGCAAAGGCGGGAATTTCGGTGGAAGGTATTGACTTAACTGAGGCTATGCTTTCTGAGGCCCGTGCACTCGCCAACGAGGAAAATGTAGATATCCCCTTTTTTGCCATGGATGCCCAAAATCTTGACTATGAAGATGAAAGCTTTGACCTTGTTCTCAGTCGCAACCTCACTTGGACATTGCCCGATGCAAAAAAAGCCTATGCTGAGTGGTTTCGTGTATTAAAGCCAGGGGGAATCTTACTCAATTTTGATGCCAATTATGGCACACACGAGCGAGGGCACAGCCTGCAAAACCGACAGGTCTCAGCAGACAGTCCCTATGGACATCTTGGCATTACCGATGCTCTTGCCAAGGAAAATACTTTAATCACACTATTTATGGATATCAGCAAACAGGACCGCCCCCATTGGGACAAAGAAGTCCTGCTTTCCACTGGATTTTCGTCCTGTGACATTGACCTCGATGTTGGAAAGCGTATCTTGGGCAAATTAGACCTCGATGATGCCCCAATGTTTGGCATATATGCAATTAAATAA
- a CDS encoding LysR family transcriptional regulator produces MNSTNLEYFVTLAEELNFTQAARKLYISQQALSKMISKLEEKLGIALFDRSTPLRLTTAGQVFYQSAKKILINMDECTRRLQEIKDFTRGNLSIGISVTRGTVLLPQILPKFHRLYPNIHISIFEGQMTTDVDQALNDSMVDLSITHAPVIPNHIVSVPLYKETYMLVVPNDLLYNAFSKEEIEDMLVHPPSIGLFRDFPFIAQETTTVGGEFFFDLCNEADFVPNILYTVQNILTELNLCISGAGACTIASTFLPMLTEYEYYNHPYLNIASVTCIKLQTNLESRPLAINYIRGKILTDASKSFIELAKECFIK; encoded by the coding sequence ATGAATAGCACAAATTTAGAATATTTTGTCACTTTGGCAGAAGAATTAAATTTTACACAGGCAGCACGAAAACTCTATATCTCTCAGCAGGCACTAAGTAAAATGATTTCTAAACTGGAGGAAAAATTGGGGATTGCTCTCTTTGACCGAAGTACTCCCCTTCGACTGACCACCGCAGGTCAGGTTTTTTATCAATCTGCAAAAAAAATCTTAATTAATATGGACGAATGCACTCGCCGCTTACAAGAAATCAAGGATTTTACTAGAGGAAATCTCTCTATTGGCATCTCCGTCACTCGTGGCACCGTCCTTCTTCCACAGATTCTTCCAAAGTTTCATCGCCTCTATCCCAATATTCACATTTCCATCTTTGAGGGGCAAATGACCACCGATGTCGACCAGGCACTCAACGATTCTATGGTTGATCTGTCCATCACCCATGCCCCTGTCATTCCAAATCACATTGTGAGTGTTCCGCTGTATAAAGAGACCTATATGCTTGTGGTTCCCAATGACCTTCTCTACAATGCCTTTTCAAAGGAAGAAATCGAGGATATGCTGGTCCATCCGCCATCCATTGGACTCTTTCGTGACTTTCCCTTTATTGCTCAAGAAACAACAACAGTCGGTGGCGAATTTTTCTTTGACCTATGTAACGAAGCAGATTTTGTTCCCAATATTCTCTACACGGTACAAAATATTTTGACGGAGTTAAACCTCTGCATTTCTGGTGCCGGAGCCTGTACCATTGCTTCGACCTTCCTTCCGATGTTGACCGAATATGAATATTACAATCATCCCTATTTAAACATTGCCTCTGTCACCTGCATCAAACTACAAACCAATTTAGAAAGCCGCCCTCTGGCAATCAACTACATACGAGGGAAAATTCTCACTGACGCAAGCAAATCATTTATTGAACTGGCCAAGGAATGTTTTATTAAATAG
- a CDS encoding polysaccharide biosynthesis C-terminal domain-containing protein, with translation MIGMSAYILADTVFIGQAKGADGITALNLILPVYSLIYAIGSMLAVGSSTRFRIARARKDKDSDLFFSNAIFVALILSLFFIIVGLLMPEKVVRFMGGDEEIVAVGKSYTRIFMAFAPFFMLNSIMNSFVRNDDDPTGAMLATFTSSIFNIVMDYILMFPGKMGMNGAALATALSPIVGMMMCMRHFLSKKNTVRFVFSIPSIGRTLYSVQLGVAAFMGETATGITTVIFNTLILRLAGNTGVAAYGVIANMSIVAVAIFNGISQGSQPLFSEYFGKGDEKSSRHLLHMAVGTAFGAAVMILLITNFLSTPIISLFNGENDPNMAKYATMGIRYYFVGMIFAGYNIVGGGFLSATAKAKWASIVSILRGFFATSISAIILSFFLGMRGVWLGFVVGELLISSLMSYALRQKQ, from the coding sequence ATGATTGGGATGTCTGCCTATATTCTTGCAGACACCGTATTTATTGGTCAGGCTAAGGGAGCTGATGGTATCACAGCTCTCAATTTGATTTTGCCAGTCTATAGCTTGATCTATGCCATTGGCTCAATGCTGGCTGTGGGTTCGTCGACAAGATTTCGAATTGCCAGAGCAAGAAAGGATAAGGATAGTGATTTATTCTTTTCCAACGCCATCTTTGTGGCACTGATCCTCAGTCTTTTCTTTATTATTGTGGGTCTTTTGATGCCTGAAAAAGTAGTTCGCTTTATGGGGGGAGATGAAGAGATTGTAGCTGTTGGAAAGTCCTACACACGCATATTTATGGCATTTGCCCCATTTTTTATGTTGAATTCTATTATGAATTCCTTTGTGAGAAATGATGATGACCCGACAGGGGCTATGCTTGCGACATTTACCAGCAGTATTTTTAATATTGTGATGGACTATATTTTGATGTTCCCAGGAAAAATGGGAATGAATGGAGCCGCACTGGCTACAGCACTTTCGCCCATTGTGGGAATGATGATGTGTATGCGTCATTTTTTGTCTAAGAAAAACACGGTGCGTTTTGTGTTTTCAATTCCTTCGATTGGGAGAACGCTCTATTCTGTACAACTTGGTGTTGCTGCATTTATGGGAGAGACGGCCACAGGAATTACAACGGTGATTTTTAATACATTGATTCTTCGTCTGGCAGGAAATACGGGGGTGGCGGCCTATGGAGTGATTGCGAATATGTCCATTGTGGCAGTGGCGATTTTTAATGGAATTTCGCAGGGAAGTCAACCATTATTTAGCGAATACTTTGGAAAAGGAGATGAAAAATCGTCTCGCCATTTGCTCCATATGGCCGTGGGAACTGCCTTTGGAGCAGCAGTGATGATTTTGTTGATTACAAATTTTTTGTCAACACCAATAATTAGTCTATTTAATGGCGAGAATGACCCCAATATGGCAAAATATGCCACAATGGGAATTCGCTACTACTTTGTGGGAATGATCTTTGCAGGATATAATATTGTGGGCGGTGGCTTTTTGAGTGCCACAGCAAAGGCCAAGTGGGCTTCCATTGTTTCGATTTTGCGAGGCTTTTTTGCAACATCCATTTCAGCAATAATTTTGTCCTTTTTTTTGGGAATGCGAGGGGTTTGGCTTGGTTTTGTCGTTGGAGAACTACTGATTTCTAGCTTAATGAGCTATGCACTTAGGCAAAAGCAATAG
- a CDS encoding polya polymerase, whose protein sequence is MKIDKVKDIDQLFEVVDGCDGGVTLVTTEGDRLNIKSKLTQYVALSYIFTAGSRIGEMELLADKPEDEAKLKAYIDSQSK, encoded by the coding sequence ATGAAGATTGATAAAGTAAAGGATATTGATCAGCTATTTGAGGTGGTTGATGGTTGTGATGGCGGGGTGACTTTAGTGACAACGGAGGGCGATCGACTGAATATAAAGTCAAAATTGACACAATATGTGGCACTTTCTTATATCTTTACGGCGGGTTCTCGCATTGGAGAGATGGAGTTGCTGGCCGATAAGCCTGAAGATGAGGCAAAACTTAAAGCATATATTGACAGTCAGAGTAAGTAG
- a CDS encoding GrdX family protein, whose translation MKKLIVTNNPMVRERYSQQYDLKYEETSFVGVLKQVRDLVHRGYRLLTHPLSGSIKPNETPYKSVLLEESTGKIDEFSVRVIEEAVLTCDKFSQKKYPYKKDVTRDFQFVDLTLFESGLESDMISRR comes from the coding sequence ATGAAGAAGTTAATTGTAACAAATAATCCAATGGTAAGGGAAAGATATTCTCAACAATATGATCTGAAATACGAAGAGACTTCATTTGTAGGGGTACTTAAACAGGTGAGAGATCTTGTACATCGAGGATACCGATTGTTGACACATCCGCTTTCGGGAAGCATTAAGCCAAATGAAACACCCTATAAGTCTGTACTTTTAGAAGAATCGACAGGAAAAATTGATGAGTTTTCCGTGCGGGTGATTGAAGAGGCAGTTCTTACTTGTGACAAATTTTCTCAGAAAAAGTATCCATATAAAAAAGATGTCACAAGAGATTTTCAATTTGTTGATCTGACTTTGTTCGAAAGTGGACTTGAGTCAGATATGATTTCAAGGAGGTAG
- a CDS encoding sodium:alanine symporter family protein, translating to MEKLNNIVQILNGYLSNYVLIIALLGGGIWFSFQLRFIQLKGFGEGMRRTFGGLFSKKGEAGHDGMSSFQALATAIAAQVGTGNIAGAATAIAVGGPGAIFWMWVAAFLGMATIFAEAVVAQKFKHVAEDGSVTGGPVYYIRAAFKGNFGRTLAGIFAVLIIFALGFMGNAVQSNSIAAAFNKAFGIPQYIMGIIIAIAALFIFVGGIQRIAKVTENIVPFMAAFYIIGSLIVIFANVKHIPYAFYSIVVGAFRPEAIVGGAVGATLKKALSKGVARGLFSNEAGMGSTPHAHAIAKVDHPAEQGFVAMIGVFIDTFVILNLTALVIITTQSLSLRDASGASYTGAALSQVAFSTLYHKGGDIFIAICMLFFAFSTIIGWYFFGAANIRYLFGNKAIKPYSFLVALCVFAGSLAEVDLVWNMADLFNSLMVLPNIIGLFALTKIIVGLKNDYYQNFKKNKR from the coding sequence ATGGAAAAATTAAATAATATTGTACAAATACTCAATGGGTATTTAAGCAATTATGTCCTAATTATCGCATTGCTCGGTGGTGGTATTTGGTTTTCCTTCCAATTGCGTTTTATTCAGCTCAAAGGCTTTGGTGAAGGAATGCGTCGAACTTTTGGCGGACTTTTTTCAAAGAAAGGCGAGGCAGGACACGATGGAATGTCATCCTTTCAGGCACTGGCCACAGCCATTGCTGCTCAAGTAGGTACAGGAAATATTGCAGGTGCCGCAACAGCCATTGCTGTCGGTGGTCCTGGTGCCATCTTTTGGATGTGGGTTGCTGCCTTTCTTGGTATGGCCACAATCTTTGCAGAGGCTGTTGTTGCTCAAAAATTTAAGCATGTTGCAGAAGATGGATCTGTCACTGGCGGTCCTGTGTACTACATTCGTGCAGCATTTAAAGGAAATTTTGGTCGCACATTGGCAGGTATTTTTGCCGTGTTAATTATCTTTGCCCTTGGATTTATGGGCAATGCGGTACAATCCAATTCCATTGCAGCAGCATTTAATAAGGCCTTTGGTATTCCACAATATATTATGGGCATTATTATTGCGATTGCCGCCTTATTTATCTTTGTCGGTGGCATCCAAAGAATTGCCAAAGTGACAGAAAATATCGTGCCTTTTATGGCAGCATTTTACATCATCGGTTCACTCATTGTTATTTTTGCCAATGTGAAGCACATTCCTTATGCATTTTACTCTATCGTTGTTGGTGCTTTTCGTCCAGAGGCCATTGTCGGCGGTGCTGTTGGTGCAACCCTCAAAAAAGCGCTTTCTAAGGGCGTAGCTAGAGGACTTTTCTCCAATGAAGCTGGTATGGGTTCTACACCTCATGCCCACGCCATTGCCAAGGTAGATCACCCAGCAGAGCAGGGTTTTGTAGCGATGATCGGTGTATTTATTGATACTTTTGTCATCCTAAACCTCACTGCACTTGTCATTATTACCACACAGTCGCTGTCTCTGCGAGATGCCTCAGGTGCTAGTTATACAGGTGCTGCCCTCAGCCAAGTGGCATTTTCTACCCTCTATCACAAGGGCGGTGATATTTTTATTGCCATTTGTATGCTATTTTTTGCATTTTCTACAATTATTGGTTGGTATTTCTTTGGTGCTGCCAACATTCGATATCTCTTTGGCAATAAAGCCATTAAACCTTATTCCTTCCTCGTTGCACTCTGTGTATTCGCAGGCTCACTTGCAGAGGTAGATTTAGTTTGGAATATGGCCGACTTATTCAACTCATTGATGGTTCTTCCAAATATCATTGGTCTGTTCGCATTGACCAAGATTATCGTTGGACTTAAAAATGATTACTATCAAAATTTTAAAAAAAATAAAAGATAG
- a CDS encoding class I SAM-dependent methyltransferase codes for MNHSFHNYEEENIHYWSNRASGYSDVNKEELTSNQKSVWSTLLDERIQKHFQNRDRADIHILDIGTGPGFFAIILRELGYHVTGIDYTKSMLLEAKKNAKHLSNEIHFLQMNAEELTFPSKSFDVIVSRNLTWNLPHPQKAYTHWVRVLKDGGLLLNFDANWYHYLHDEEARSAHLIDRANIAASDVEDECAGTNVDAMEAIARQTPLSALSRPKWDKEILSSLHMQVKTDANIWQRVWTRQERINNASTPMFMVESKKGVTG; via the coding sequence ATGAACCATTCATTTCATAACTATGAAGAAGAAAATATTCACTATTGGAGTAACCGTGCCAGTGGCTATTCCGATGTCAACAAAGAAGAACTCACTTCCAATCAAAAAAGTGTATGGTCTACGCTTCTTGACGAACGCATTCAAAAGCATTTTCAAAATAGAGATAGAGCAGACATTCATATTCTTGATATCGGCACTGGTCCTGGATTTTTTGCCATCATTCTAAGAGAACTTGGCTACCATGTCACAGGAATTGATTACACCAAGTCCATGCTTTTAGAAGCAAAGAAAAATGCCAAACATCTTTCCAATGAGATTCACTTTTTACAGATGAATGCCGAAGAACTCACCTTTCCCTCCAAGAGCTTTGATGTCATTGTCAGCCGAAATCTGACTTGGAATCTTCCCCATCCACAAAAAGCCTACACTCACTGGGTTCGTGTACTAAAAGATGGTGGTCTTCTCCTGAACTTCGATGCCAACTGGTATCACTATCTCCACGACGAAGAGGCAAGGTCGGCTCATCTCATTGACCGTGCCAATATTGCAGCCTCTGATGTGGAAGACGAATGTGCCGGTACCAATGTCGATGCAATGGAAGCCATTGCCAGACAGACCCCACTGTCTGCACTCTCCCGTCCAAAATGGGACAAAGAAATCCTATCCTCTCTTCATATGCAGGTAAAGACCGATGCCAACATTTGGCAACGGGTGTGGACAAGGCAGGAGAGAATCAATAATGCTTCCACTCCAATGTTTATGGTGGAATCAAAAAAAGGAGTTACTGGCTAA